Proteins encoded in a region of the Spiroplasma endosymbiont of Amphimallon solstitiale genome:
- a CDS encoding IS256 family transposase, with amino-acid sequence MAKKQNINNNDPISKAVDLLLENTEDLTTVFKEGGLYKELTKRLVEKMLNSEMQNYLGYEKNQHSNTENARNGTSSKKLITQQGKIEIDVPRDRNSDFTPVIVAKRQRRFDGFDQQVLSLYAKGMTLSDIRMQLQELYHGADISESVISQITDDVIDDVKAWQNRPLESVYPIVYFDCIVVKVRQDKRIINKSVYIALGVDLEGKKDVLGLWISENEGAKFWLANFTEMKNRGLNDILIACSDNLTGMSEAIQAVYPKTEHQLCIVHQIRNSLKYVSYKHRKTLVTDLKPIYSACSEEQAMQALESFESKWNKQYPQIAKSWYKNWENLMIFISYPAEIKRVIYTTNAIESVNSQLRKVIRNKKAFPNDMSVFKIFYLAIENITKKWTLPIQNWNTAIAHFMIKFEDRINLN; translated from the coding sequence ATGGCTAAAAAACAAAATATTAATAATAATGATCCAATATCAAAAGCAGTAGATTTATTATTAGAAAATACTGAAGATTTAACAACAGTTTTTAAAGAAGGGGGTTTATATAAAGAATTAACAAAACGTTTAGTTGAAAAAATGTTGAATTCTGAAATGCAAAATTATTTAGGATATGAAAAAAATCAACATAGTAATACTGAAAATGCTCGTAATGGTACAAGTTCAAAAAAATTAATAACTCAACAAGGTAAAATTGAGATTGATGTACCAAGAGATCGCAATAGTGATTTTACTCCTGTAATAGTTGCAAAAAGACAGCGAAGATTTGATGGTTTTGATCAACAAGTGCTTTCACTATATGCAAAAGGTATGACTCTATCTGACATTAGAATGCAGTTACAAGAGTTATATCATGGTGCTGATATTAGTGAAAGTGTTATTAGTCAAATTACTGATGATGTTATTGATGATGTCAAAGCATGACAAAATCGACCATTAGAAAGCGTTTATCCGATTGTTTATTTTGATTGTATAGTAGTTAAAGTTCGACAAGATAAACGGATTATTAACAAATCAGTTTATATAGCATTAGGAGTTGATTTAGAAGGTAAAAAAGATGTTTTAGGCTTATGAATTAGTGAAAATGAAGGTGCTAAATTTTGATTAGCTAATTTCACAGAAATGAAAAATCGAGGCTTAAATGATATTTTGATTGCTTGTAGTGATAATTTAACAGGCATGTCAGAAGCAATACAAGCAGTTTATCCTAAAACAGAACATCAATTATGCATTGTTCATCAAATTCGAAATAGTTTAAAATATGTTTCATACAAACATCGAAAAACTCTAGTTACAGATTTAAAACCAATTTATAGTGCATGTAGTGAAGAACAAGCAATGCAAGCTTTAGAATCATTTGAAAGTAAATGAAATAAACAATATCCCCAAATTGCTAAATCTTGATATAAAAATTGAGAAAATTTGATGATTTTTATTAGTTATCCTGCAGAAATCAAAAGAGTAATTTATACAACAAATGCTATTGAATCTGTTAATAGTCAATTACGAAAAGTTATTAGAAACAAAAAAGCTTTTCCTAATGATATGTCAGTTTTTAAAATATTTTATTTAGCAATTGAAAATATAACAAAAAAATGAACATTGCCTATTCAAAATTGAAATACAGCAATTGCTCATTTTATGATAAAATTTGAAGACAGAATTAATCTGAACTAG